Proteins encoded in a region of the Paenibacillus sp. E222 genome:
- the helD gene encoding RNA polymerase recycling motor HelD, giving the protein MSTDQQWSEEQQRVNIVTEQIDRKIDILEKEVGSFRDEVVGMRKDFWDEVTMNFSEADDVGETSTSMRQQSQVLSDRERSHLNTAAALDKMKRLHHSPYFGRIDFKENGYPNAERIYLGIASLLDEKEESFLVYDWRAPISNLYYDGAPGPVTYHTPSGEISGDIEMKRQFVIRDGRIRFMFDTGVTIGDELLQAVLSRTSDAQMKSIVATIQKEQNRIIRNDRTRMLIVQGAAGSGKTSAALQRVAYLLYKYREHLQADQMVLFSPNPMFNSYVSTVLPELGEENMLQTTFQEYLERRLGREYQLEDPFIQLEYVLTGTEDPQYDARMSGIRFKSSESFLKVITRYKDSMMSEGMKFKPVRFQGRAVVTAEAMAEKFYSFEPSVKLVNRLEILRDWMLKELSAFGKGELEAPWVDQQLDLMEPEDLQRAYQRLKRKQKGKSDTFDDFQQEREILARMVVSDRLKPLRKWIKSLRFVDVRQLYAHLFSDRAQMVRLLGEEALPSHWEEISEMTLRRLKLQELAYEDITPYLYLRELLLGFHINSNIRHVIIDEAQDYSAFQLAFMKRLFPRSKFTALGDFNQAIYAHSSVLSGTGPLTNLYGPENTEVIELTRSYRSTQEIVEFTRGMVPGGEEIVPFNRGGEKPKVIVSSNEQEHLDVITADLKHLIQEGYESVAVICKTAEESKDVHETLSNVLPAAPKLIKKTTLAFERGVHVIPAYLAKGVEFDAVLIYDGSASQYAQEHERKLFYTACTRAMHLLHIYCMDKPSPFITSQSEELYDMGKVSAAQAD; this is encoded by the coding sequence ATGAGTACAGACCAGCAATGGAGCGAGGAGCAACAGCGGGTCAACATTGTAACAGAACAGATTGATCGGAAAATAGACATCCTAGAAAAAGAGGTAGGTTCCTTCAGGGACGAAGTTGTGGGGATGAGAAAAGACTTCTGGGACGAAGTCACCATGAACTTCAGCGAAGCGGATGACGTGGGTGAAACCTCCACCAGCATGCGGCAGCAATCACAGGTTTTATCGGACCGGGAGCGCAGTCACCTGAATACGGCAGCAGCGCTGGACAAAATGAAACGGCTGCATCATTCACCGTATTTTGGACGCATTGATTTTAAGGAAAATGGCTATCCGAATGCAGAACGAATCTATCTGGGGATCGCATCATTGCTGGATGAGAAAGAGGAATCCTTCCTTGTCTATGACTGGCGTGCACCCATATCGAACCTGTATTACGATGGTGCACCAGGTCCGGTCACGTATCATACACCGAGCGGTGAGATAAGTGGCGATATTGAGATGAAGCGGCAGTTTGTCATTCGGGATGGACGTATCCGCTTTATGTTCGACACCGGGGTTACGATTGGGGATGAACTGTTACAGGCCGTTCTTAGCCGAACCTCGGATGCACAGATGAAAAGCATTGTGGCGACGATTCAGAAGGAGCAGAACCGGATTATCCGTAATGACCGGACTCGCATGCTGATCGTGCAGGGAGCTGCTGGCAGTGGTAAAACATCCGCTGCACTTCAGCGTGTGGCGTATCTTCTCTATAAATACCGCGAGCATCTGCAAGCGGATCAGATGGTCCTTTTTTCGCCAAACCCGATGTTCAACAGTTATGTTTCCACCGTACTGCCCGAGCTTGGGGAGGAAAACATGCTGCAAACGACCTTCCAGGAGTATCTGGAACGCCGTCTGGGCCGTGAATATCAGCTGGAAGACCCATTCATTCAGCTTGAATACGTACTCACCGGAACAGAAGATCCTCAGTACGATGCGCGTATGTCCGGCATTCGATTCAAGTCATCCGAATCTTTCCTGAAGGTCATAACGCGTTATAAGGACAGCATGATGTCGGAAGGCATGAAGTTCAAGCCGGTTCGGTTCCAAGGACGGGCTGTGGTTACAGCTGAAGCCATGGCGGAGAAATTCTATAGCTTCGAGCCATCCGTCAAGCTGGTGAATCGATTGGAAATCCTGCGGGACTGGATGCTCAAAGAGTTATCGGCCTTTGGTAAAGGCGAATTGGAAGCACCTTGGGTAGATCAACAACTGGATCTGATGGAGCCGGAGGATCTGCAGCGGGCATACCAGCGTCTAAAGCGTAAGCAAAAAGGGAAGTCAGACACGTTCGATGATTTCCAGCAGGAACGAGAGATCCTTGCCCGAATGGTGGTCAGTGATCGGCTCAAGCCTTTGCGCAAATGGATCAAATCATTGCGTTTTGTCGATGTCCGTCAGCTGTACGCGCACTTGTTCAGTGACCGGGCCCAGATGGTTCGCCTCTTGGGAGAGGAAGCACTGCCTTCACACTGGGAAGAGATTAGTGAGATGACACTTCGCAGACTGAAATTACAGGAGCTGGCCTACGAGGATATCACACCTTATTTGTATTTGCGTGAGTTGCTGCTCGGTTTCCATATTAATTCCAATATCCGCCATGTGATCATTGATGAGGCGCAGGATTACTCTGCCTTCCAGCTTGCTTTTATGAAAAGATTGTTTCCGAGATCGAAATTCACCGCACTTGGAGATTTTAATCAAGCCATCTATGCACACTCTTCGGTATTGAGTGGTACGGGGCCGCTGACCAACCTGTATGGTCCGGAAAATACGGAAGTGATCGAGCTGACGAGAAGTTATCGTTCAACACAGGAGATCGTGGAGTTCACACGCGGCATGGTTCCCGGTGGAGAAGAGATTGTTCCATTTAACCGGGGCGGGGAGAAGCCGAAAGTGATTGTTTCTTCCAATGAACAGGAGCATCTGGATGTTATAACAGCCGATCTCAAACACCTGATTCAGGAAGGGTATGAATCGGTTGCGGTCATCTGCAAAACCGCGGAAGAAAGCAAGGACGTACACGAAACATTAAGCAACGTATTGCCTGCGGCACCGAAGCTGATCAAGAAAACAACACTCGCCTTTGAACGGGGTGTGCATGTCATCCCGGCGTATCTGGCCAAAGGTGTGGAGTTTGATGCGGTTCTGATCTATGACGGATCTGCATCGCAATATGCGCAGGAACATGAACGTAAGCTGTTCTATACGGCATGTACGCGTGCGATGCATTTACTGCATATCTATTGCATGGATAAACCGAGCCCATTCATTACGTCCCAGTCCGAGGAATTGTATGATATGGGCAAGGTATCTGCGGCTCAGGCCGATTAA
- a CDS encoding adenine deaminase, with the protein MNTPSFERPLMADCVPDLVATARGDLPATLVIRGGTLVNVISGEILPGMSVAVQGSRIAYVGKDVSHTIGEHTRIIEAEGKYIAPGLLDGHCHIESTQMKVTEFARAVLPSGTTGGFFDPHEISNVLGLKGLRLMLDEARTTPMAAYMQVASCVPSTHPGLETTGAYIGPEEVAEALSWGPDMIGLGEVMNFPGVVYGDETMIGEIQATLRAGKVADGHFTWAADDWRLPAYAASGVTGDHECVTKEDVVERLRLGMYAKMRQGSAWHDVAETIKACTELGLDTRRMMLVTDDRSSESLLKEGHMDFVVRLAISQGVKPVTAFQMATINTAERFGVARDVGAVIPGNIADIILLDGRLADVRVGMTIAAGHVVAENGKMTAVWDSFTYPEEALNTVKLEANIQPKDMELSAPITEGMIGAKVIHVTENHVDTKEKHVNVTVEHGNVVVSTSGEICKIAVLERHKQTGNRAVALVGGIGFTGPAAIAMTVAHDSHNLLIIGNDDALMAEAGNRVIGMQGGVAVVTASGVTEFPLRIAGLMSTESFEVVAAQSAAISEALQAAGCTLNNAFMTLSLLALVVIPELRLSDKGLVRISAEGIELVSLFDEMVENTPAAPAGN; encoded by the coding sequence ATGAACACACCATCTTTTGAACGCCCATTAATGGCGGATTGCGTACCGGATCTGGTGGCAACAGCACGGGGAGACTTGCCTGCTACCTTGGTCATTCGGGGCGGAACACTGGTTAATGTGATATCGGGTGAAATTTTGCCGGGCATGTCTGTAGCGGTACAGGGATCCCGGATTGCATATGTTGGCAAAGATGTAAGCCATACGATCGGAGAGCATACACGTATTATTGAGGCAGAAGGCAAATACATTGCTCCCGGATTGCTGGATGGGCACTGTCATATTGAAAGTACTCAAATGAAAGTAACGGAGTTTGCGAGAGCCGTGCTGCCTTCCGGTACAACGGGAGGGTTCTTTGACCCGCATGAGATTTCCAATGTGCTTGGGCTCAAAGGTCTGCGATTGATGCTGGATGAAGCTCGGACGACGCCAATGGCTGCTTATATGCAGGTGGCTTCCTGTGTTCCTTCAACACATCCTGGACTGGAGACCACTGGCGCTTATATTGGACCGGAAGAAGTGGCGGAAGCCCTCTCCTGGGGTCCGGATATGATTGGCCTTGGTGAAGTGATGAACTTCCCTGGGGTTGTGTACGGGGACGAGACGATGATCGGTGAGATTCAGGCGACGCTCCGAGCGGGCAAGGTGGCAGACGGTCACTTCACCTGGGCAGCGGATGACTGGCGTCTGCCAGCCTACGCAGCAAGCGGCGTTACGGGGGATCATGAATGTGTTACGAAGGAAGATGTGGTGGAACGCCTGCGGCTTGGCATGTACGCCAAAATGCGTCAGGGCTCTGCGTGGCATGACGTGGCGGAAACGATCAAAGCCTGCACAGAGCTTGGCCTGGATACACGCCGAATGATGCTGGTGACGGACGACCGGAGTTCTGAGTCGCTGCTCAAAGAAGGCCATATGGACTTTGTTGTACGTTTGGCTATTTCTCAAGGGGTGAAGCCGGTTACCGCTTTCCAGATGGCGACGATCAATACGGCTGAACGTTTCGGTGTAGCACGCGACGTTGGTGCGGTTATTCCGGGGAATATCGCCGATATTATTTTGCTCGATGGACGCTTGGCTGATGTCCGTGTAGGAATGACGATTGCCGCAGGGCATGTCGTGGCAGAGAACGGCAAAATGACGGCGGTCTGGGACAGCTTCACATACCCGGAAGAGGCGCTGAATACCGTGAAACTGGAAGCGAATATTCAGCCGAAGGACATGGAACTGTCTGCGCCGATTACCGAAGGTATGATTGGAGCAAAAGTGATTCATGTGACAGAGAACCATGTGGATACCAAGGAGAAGCATGTTAATGTTACGGTGGAACATGGCAATGTCGTCGTTTCAACATCAGGTGAAATCTGCAAAATTGCGGTGCTGGAGCGCCACAAACAAACGGGCAATCGCGCCGTTGCTCTTGTTGGGGGCATTGGCTTCACAGGTCCTGCGGCCATTGCGATGACCGTTGCACATGACAGTCACAATCTGCTCATTATCGGGAATGATGACGCATTGATGGCTGAGGCGGGCAACCGGGTTATTGGAATGCAGGGCGGCGTAGCTGTCGTGACTGCGTCTGGTGTGACCGAATTCCCGCTGCGCATTGCAGGCTTGATGTCTACGGAATCTTTTGAAGTGGTAGCAGCTCAATCTGCAGCGATTAGTGAAGCGTTACAGGCTGCTGGCTGTACATTAAATAATGCATTTATGACGCTGTCTCTGTTGGCGCTTGTTGTTATTCCGGAATTGCGGTTGTCTGATAAAGGGCTGGTACGCATTTCGGCAGAAGGCATTGAGCTGGTATCCCTGTTTGATGAGATGGTGGAGAATACACCGGCTGCTCCAGCTGGGAATTAA
- the yicI gene encoding alpha-xylosidase — translation MKFTDGFWMTREGYHIQNPTDIRDIVQKENSLTVYAATKYIRTKGDTLNGTLLKATYSSPMPNVIRVTLNHHKGGVKKGPVFELNTQDANVDISKNEQGAVLKSGNLEVQIDKTNGWDVSFLYGGKRITGSGQRAAGYITGPSKEAYFREQLDLGIGEYVYGLGERFTPFVKNGQIVDTWNEDGGTSSEQSYKNIPFYLSNKGYGVFVNHPERVSYEIASENVSKVQFSVEGETLEYFIIGGDNPKDVLDNYTKLTGKPALPPAWTFGLWLTTSFTTDYDEATVNHFVDGMAERDLPLSVFHFDCFWMKEYQWSDFVWDEAMFPDPEGMLARLKEKGLKICAWINPYIAEKSYLFDEGMENGYLVKTADGSVWQWDMWQAGMALVDFTNPDAVKWYKSKLEVLLDQGVDSFKTDFGERIPTDVVYFDGSDPVKMHNYYTQLYNKAVFELLEEKIGKNEAALFARSATAGGQQFPVHWGGDCSSTYESMAESLRGGLSLGLSGFGFWSHDISGFESTATPDVYKRWVQFGLLSSHSRLHGSTSYRVPWLFDEESVDVVRDFTKLKISLMPYLYNSAVESTVKGIPMMRAMLLDFPDDPTTYNLDTQYMFGDSILVAPIFNKEGDVRYYLPEGTWTNYLTGAKVEGGRWISENHDFKTLPMMVKPNSLIAVGAVDSKPDYDFADHVSLHLFELADGNSTQAVVVNQSAEQELVVNVSRNGSVLEVRAEGAGKPWNIVLRGMESVSSVEGGSQTSGAHGVVVTAAAGTDSLTIQL, via the coding sequence ATGAAATTTACTGATGGATTCTGGATGACTCGTGAAGGGTACCACATTCAAAACCCGACTGACATTCGTGATATTGTGCAAAAAGAGAATTCTTTGACCGTATATGCGGCAACTAAATATATTCGCACCAAAGGCGACACGTTGAACGGCACATTGCTCAAAGCGACGTACAGCTCACCTATGCCTAACGTTATTCGTGTAACCTTGAATCACCATAAAGGCGGAGTGAAAAAAGGGCCTGTATTTGAGCTTAACACGCAAGATGCGAATGTTGACATCTCAAAAAATGAACAAGGCGCTGTTTTGAAAAGTGGCAATCTGGAAGTTCAAATCGACAAAACGAATGGTTGGGACGTCAGCTTCCTGTATGGAGGAAAACGGATTACAGGTAGCGGTCAAAGAGCGGCTGGTTATATTACAGGTCCGAGCAAGGAAGCGTACTTCCGCGAGCAGCTGGATCTCGGCATTGGTGAATACGTTTATGGACTCGGTGAGCGCTTCACGCCGTTTGTTAAGAATGGCCAAATCGTCGATACTTGGAATGAGGATGGCGGTACAAGCAGTGAGCAGTCCTATAAGAACATTCCTTTCTATTTGTCCAATAAAGGATATGGCGTATTTGTAAACCATCCTGAACGCGTATCGTATGAGATTGCGTCGGAGAATGTATCTAAAGTGCAGTTCAGCGTAGAAGGCGAGACGTTGGAATACTTCATTATTGGCGGTGACAATCCAAAGGATGTACTTGATAATTATACGAAATTAACAGGTAAACCGGCGCTTCCACCTGCATGGACGTTTGGTCTGTGGCTGACCACATCATTCACAACGGATTATGATGAAGCAACGGTTAACCATTTCGTAGATGGCATGGCTGAACGTGATCTTCCGCTGTCTGTATTCCATTTCGACTGCTTCTGGATGAAGGAATACCAATGGTCTGATTTTGTATGGGATGAAGCGATGTTCCCCGACCCGGAAGGCATGCTTGCACGTCTGAAAGAAAAAGGACTCAAAATCTGTGCGTGGATTAATCCATACATTGCAGAAAAATCCTACTTGTTCGATGAAGGTATGGAGAACGGTTATCTGGTAAAAACAGCGGATGGCAGCGTATGGCAATGGGATATGTGGCAAGCAGGCATGGCACTGGTAGATTTCACGAATCCGGATGCTGTGAAATGGTATAAGAGCAAGCTGGAAGTTCTGCTTGATCAAGGTGTCGATTCATTCAAGACAGACTTCGGTGAAAGAATTCCGACAGATGTCGTGTACTTCGATGGCTCAGATCCGGTTAAAATGCACAACTACTATACACAGCTCTATAACAAAGCTGTATTTGAATTGCTCGAAGAAAAGATTGGCAAAAACGAAGCTGCCCTGTTTGCACGCTCTGCAACAGCAGGTGGTCAACAGTTCCCGGTTCACTGGGGTGGAGACTGCTCTTCTACGTATGAATCCATGGCTGAATCACTTCGCGGTGGCCTCTCACTTGGACTTTCCGGTTTCGGATTCTGGAGCCATGATATCAGTGGTTTTGAAAGTACAGCGACCCCTGACGTATACAAACGCTGGGTACAATTTGGACTTTTATCTTCTCACAGCCGCCTACACGGAAGCACTTCGTATCGTGTGCCTTGGCTGTTCGACGAGGAATCCGTGGACGTTGTTCGTGACTTTACCAAACTCAAAATCAGCCTGATGCCGTACCTTTACAATTCTGCGGTGGAGTCGACTGTAAAAGGTATTCCAATGATGCGCGCTATGCTGCTGGATTTCCCAGATGATCCGACAACATACAACCTGGATACACAATACATGTTTGGTGATTCAATCCTGGTGGCTCCAATCTTCAACAAGGAGGGTGATGTTCGTTATTACCTGCCTGAAGGTACATGGACCAACTATCTGACAGGTGCCAAAGTCGAAGGTGGGCGTTGGATTAGCGAAAACCATGACTTCAAAACACTGCCAATGATGGTGAAGCCAAACAGCCTGATTGCTGTGGGTGCTGTGGATAGCAAGCCGGATTATGACTTTGCGGATCATGTGTCCCTTCACTTGTTCGAACTGGCAGACGGCAACTCCACTCAAGCGGTGGTTGTAAACCAAAGTGCTGAGCAGGAGCTGGTTGTTAACGTATCCCGTAACGGCTCTGTTCTGGAAGTTCGTGCTGAAGGTGCAGGAAAACCATGGAATATCGTGCTGCGTGGCATGGAGAGTGTATCCAGCGTAGAGGGCGGTTCCCAAACGTCTGGTGCACATGGTGTTGTCGTTACGGCAGCAGCAGGTACAGATTCGCTTACAATTCAACTGTAA
- a CDS encoding phosphotransferase family protein yields MSTTNSGLHRTITAEMLYKLVENTFGTATIVKSFALLQGGLFNTTYRIQLEHASYADVILRLAPERVEMPLGSAGDPLFSFERTMMSAEPVVYEYYRKAGIPAPNIIACDDSGLIIPRTYMFMEFIPSKQLDHSSISEADKERLYHQLGAYTAVMHQIEGELFGWPQGDGTIKGSDQWSEVLHAFAEETALKASQAGYMPDVGEEIADMFLTKKDLFDQVTVPVLVHNDLWEANVLVHEENGQLNIAAIIDGDRSMFADRAFEAILSTDSSIGFHKGYGRPQDMSDEGQARLLAYRILSSYFNAYVHEHQVDQPEAGKKYRERTLDLLKEWKRLKLNE; encoded by the coding sequence ATGAGTACAACGAATTCAGGTTTACACCGAACCATTACAGCAGAGATGCTGTATAAGTTGGTAGAGAACACTTTTGGAACCGCTACCATTGTGAAGAGTTTTGCACTGCTGCAGGGTGGACTTTTTAATACAACGTATCGAATTCAGCTTGAACATGCGTCGTACGCGGATGTGATATTACGTTTGGCTCCAGAGCGTGTAGAGATGCCGCTCGGCTCTGCTGGCGATCCGTTATTTTCATTTGAACGTACGATGATGTCTGCTGAACCGGTTGTTTATGAATATTATCGTAAAGCAGGCATTCCTGCACCAAATATTATTGCCTGTGATGACAGCGGATTGATCATTCCGAGAACCTATATGTTTATGGAGTTTATCCCTAGCAAGCAATTGGATCATTCATCGATTTCTGAAGCGGATAAAGAACGATTATATCATCAGCTCGGCGCTTATACGGCTGTCATGCATCAGATTGAGGGTGAATTGTTTGGCTGGCCGCAGGGCGATGGAACAATTAAAGGCTCGGATCAATGGTCCGAGGTGCTGCACGCTTTTGCAGAAGAGACGGCACTCAAAGCTTCACAAGCCGGGTATATGCCAGATGTGGGAGAAGAAATCGCAGATATGTTCTTAACAAAAAAGGATTTATTTGATCAGGTGACTGTTCCGGTTCTTGTTCATAATGACCTGTGGGAAGCCAATGTGCTTGTCCATGAGGAAAACGGGCAGCTAAACATTGCCGCCATTATTGATGGGGATCGTTCTATGTTTGCGGACAGAGCGTTTGAGGCGATTTTATCGACAGATTCATCTATTGGTTTTCATAAAGGCTATGGCCGGCCACAGGATATGTCCGATGAGGGGCAGGCACGCCTTCTGGCCTATCGCATACTGTCCTCTTATTTTAACGCATATGTGCATGAACATCAGGTTGATCAGCCGGAGGCAGGCAAGAAGTATCGCGAGCGTACACTGGATCTATTGAAAGAATGGAAGAGACTCAAACTTAACGAATAA
- a CDS encoding AraC family transcriptional regulator: MERERLREDRIHGNAMYPVSVYPDIQQLNGDSILDCHWHDEMEFTMVTQGSAVFQIDMNTVEVQAGEAIFINRGEIHAGYLKGDVPCVFSSIVFNPELLGSRTFDAVQEKFVGPLVHKTIIPPYHIQTNEAWGQEIIFHLKRIFADHAAGTPTCEMTTKAYLYLIFAQMFEHMRPAALKGTVPSGSHDKVERLKSVLSYIHKRYPEPLKLKELADEANMSEGHFCRFFKQMVQKSPVDYINYYRIQQACVQLENTDHKIVDIAMDVGFEHLSYFITTFKKHKNITPSQYRKMFYEQVAMEPALV, from the coding sequence ATGGAACGTGAACGATTACGGGAAGACCGGATTCACGGCAATGCCATGTATCCAGTCAGTGTGTACCCGGATATTCAGCAATTGAATGGCGATAGCATTCTTGATTGCCACTGGCACGACGAGATGGAGTTCACCATGGTGACTCAGGGCAGTGCTGTTTTTCAAATTGATATGAATACGGTAGAAGTCCAGGCGGGAGAAGCCATCTTTATCAATCGGGGAGAAATCCATGCAGGCTATCTGAAAGGCGATGTCCCCTGTGTTTTTTCATCCATTGTATTTAACCCAGAACTGTTAGGCAGTCGGACGTTTGATGCTGTACAGGAGAAGTTCGTTGGCCCACTTGTACACAAAACGATTATCCCCCCTTACCATATCCAAACCAATGAGGCGTGGGGGCAAGAAATTATCTTTCATTTGAAACGTATTTTCGCCGATCATGCCGCCGGGACACCCACCTGCGAGATGACGACCAAAGCTTACCTCTACCTAATATTTGCACAAATGTTTGAACATATGAGACCTGCTGCTCTCAAAGGCACCGTTCCGTCAGGCAGTCATGATAAAGTGGAACGCCTGAAATCAGTCCTAAGCTATATTCACAAGCGTTACCCCGAACCACTCAAGTTAAAAGAACTGGCAGATGAGGCTAATATGAGCGAAGGACACTTTTGCCGCTTTTTCAAACAGATGGTGCAGAAAAGTCCGGTCGACTATATCAACTATTATCGCATCCAGCAGGCCTGTGTTCAGCTTGAAAATACCGATCACAAAATTGTGGATATTGCCATGGACGTCGGGTTTGAGCATTTGAGCTATTTCATTACAACATTCAAGAAACACAAGAACATTACCCCGTCCCAATATCGCAAAATGTTTTATGAACAAGTGGCGATGGAACCTGCACTGGTCTAA